The following coding sequences are from one Bradyrhizobium sp. WSM471 window:
- a CDS encoding triacylglycerol lipase: MSQFVAEDPGRFLSQIKAAEDNDDLFVPLYVDHDERMDSVAGLRRRRRRASNTPDDNILAASLVEENGVLRWYDGVPARAEAPQRRRRARRAGGPPPLPDQTVILTKEFPRLQPNRAAAAIGAIDMRLNSAIDVSLRSHIRQLRGGPSNFVIDAADAHGPFKGRTLLLVHGTFSNAVNMIGEFQATADGQAFLGAALNGPDKYDQVLVFEHATLAVSPVLNALELGRAFVDATGQVDVVAHSRGGLIVRWWLEAFGRSLAATTRVVFAGSPLHGTSLAAPDKLQHALSLLSNIGTFAEKTLQLAGGANPFLWVAGKLVEVVMTVTGTLAHTPLLDGLVALVPGLFGQSMIENNYELNLLRLGPCTTQPAYFVVQSNFETENPGWQFWKNFRALRIGDLAADEIFPSKNDLVVDTVSMSDLGATGFPLAIQGVEDFGNSPDVWHCNYFRQTRTIGFIRRSLA; this comes from the coding sequence ATGTCACAGTTTGTTGCGGAAGACCCCGGACGTTTCCTGTCGCAGATCAAGGCGGCCGAGGATAACGATGACCTGTTTGTGCCCCTCTATGTCGATCATGACGAGAGGATGGACTCCGTAGCCGGCCTGCGCCGACGCAGGCGGCGCGCTTCCAACACACCCGACGACAACATCCTCGCGGCTTCCCTGGTCGAGGAAAACGGTGTGCTGCGATGGTATGACGGCGTTCCGGCACGCGCGGAAGCGCCGCAGCGCCGTCGTCGCGCACGGCGGGCGGGAGGGCCGCCGCCGCTTCCCGATCAGACGGTGATCCTGACCAAGGAGTTTCCAAGACTCCAGCCGAACAGGGCTGCCGCGGCCATCGGCGCCATCGACATGCGACTCAACTCCGCAATCGATGTTTCGCTGCGCTCACACATACGCCAGTTGCGGGGCGGTCCGTCCAACTTCGTCATCGACGCTGCCGATGCCCATGGACCATTCAAGGGGCGGACCCTGCTGCTGGTCCACGGGACCTTCTCGAACGCCGTCAACATGATCGGCGAGTTCCAGGCGACTGCCGATGGCCAGGCGTTTCTCGGGGCCGCCCTGAACGGACCCGACAAGTACGACCAGGTTCTCGTTTTCGAGCACGCGACCCTTGCCGTCAGCCCGGTTCTGAATGCGCTCGAGCTCGGACGCGCATTCGTCGATGCAACGGGACAAGTTGACGTCGTCGCCCATAGCCGCGGCGGCTTGATCGTGCGGTGGTGGCTGGAGGCGTTCGGCCGCTCGCTCGCCGCGACGACCCGCGTCGTGTTTGCGGGCTCGCCACTCCACGGCACCTCGCTCGCCGCGCCCGACAAGCTCCAGCACGCACTGAGCCTGCTTTCCAATATCGGTACCTTCGCCGAGAAGACGTTACAGCTCGCCGGTGGCGCCAATCCGTTCCTGTGGGTCGCCGGCAAGCTGGTCGAGGTGGTGATGACCGTCACCGGAACGCTTGCACACACGCCGCTCCTTGATGGGCTGGTCGCGCTCGTTCCGGGGTTGTTCGGGCAATCCATGATCGAGAACAATTACGAGCTCAATCTGCTGCGGCTCGGTCCTTGTACGACGCAGCCCGCCTACTTCGTCGTCCAGTCGAATTTCGAGACGGAGAATCCCGGCTGGCAGTTCTGGAAAAATTTCAGGGCACTGCGGATCGGCGACCTGGCCGCCGATGAAATCTTTCCCAGCAAGAACGATCTCGTTGTCGATACGGTCTCGATGTCGGACCTGGGAGCGACGGGCTTCCCGCTCGCCATCCAGGGCGTCGAGGATTTCGGTAACTCGCCCGACGTTTGGCACTGCAATTACTTTCGTCAGACCAGAACGATCGGCTTCATCCGGCGCAGCTTGGCCTAG